DNA sequence from the Paenibacillus physcomitrellae genome:
CCGAGAACAACGGCTCGAAGATCGGCCCTAATTGCTGAGCTATCGCTTGCTGGATGACTCGGTCTACCACAGTGGGGATCCCCAGTTTGCGTACGCCACTTCCATCTGGTTTGGGGATTTCTTTGCGTCTTACCGGACTCGGTTTATACGTTCCTTCCCGGATGCGACCTAGCAGCTCTTCTCTATTTTCTTGCAACCACCCTAGCGCAGCCTCTACGGTCATTCCATCGATTCCGGTACTATGGCTTCTGCTGACTTCTCACAGCAAGCTTTACGCCGTCTTTCGGATTTTTTTTCCTACTCCACGTCCGTGAGATCTCCCCAGGTAAGGGCGATAACTTTCCCCTCATCTATCTGCCACATTTACATGATGTGACTCGGGCAGTATTGGACTTCGCTTTGATATGCAAGCTCGTCCGTCCCACCATGCCTTGTATGTGATTTCTGTTCGTCAGACCGAGGTTTTGCCTCCGGCTTCCTTCAGATTCCGTCTCACGACGGACACCCTTGCCTTCAGCTAACAGTTCCTACTGCCAAGCCTGTAGCGGACTTCCACCGCCGAGTTATCGCCCATGCCGGGCGCACATGCAAAAAAGCCGATCTCTGCACGAAGAATCCATGCAAAAATCGGCTTTTAAAAACACATTATTCAATTTCCATTCGCACATACGCATGCGGTTCAAGTAAAGCTTTTATCAGAGCGTCTCCGTACTCTTCGTCCCTTGTCTCCAGCAATTGGGAGTTTAGAGGTAGAAATAATTACAAGGACTTTATAGTTTAAATAAAAATGATGCAAACATACACTCGATAAAAAGCACTAATTTGTCAACTAATAAAAAAGCAGCACTACTATTCTTTTTTTATTTCTGCCCAAATTAAATAAATGACTCCTAAGATCAAAGCTATTATTTCTGGAAGAACAGAATAGGTTTTGGTAACACTTAAAGCGTAGTCAAACATCCCCTCACCAATAACCCCATCTTTCCTTCCCATGATTGCTGCCACAAGCAGATGCACGCTATTTCTAAAAATAAATAGCACCGCCGCAATGCCCAATAGTGATATTCCTGCACCACGTTTTTTCATTAAGCTCTCCTAGTTAGTTCTCCCTAAAAAAAAGGGATTTTTTCTTTCGAAAGAAATGAAAACTCCTATAAGAGGAATCATTACTGTAACACAACAATACGAACAAAGAGTCACGTCGAACTCCATACTAAATGTTAGATTCGACGTGGCCACTCAAAATCCCTTCTTTGAGATGATGTATCTCACAAAACAACCAACTATATATTTGGGACAGCCTTTAATACCCCGAAAAGCCTTTCTAACCTCAATGATCAGGCAGGCGGAG
Encoded proteins:
- a CDS encoding reverse transcriptase domain-containing protein, encoding MTVEAALGWLQENREELLGRIREGTYKPSPVRRKEIPKPDGSGVRKLGIPTVVDRVIQQAIAQQLGPIFEPLFSEGSYGYRPGRSAQQAILRVKSYAEQGYSYAVEIDLSKYFDTLNHEKLFT